One window of the Oncorhynchus clarkii lewisi isolate Uvic-CL-2024 chromosome 19, UVic_Ocla_1.0, whole genome shotgun sequence genome contains the following:
- the LOC139374286 gene encoding uncharacterized protein — MSDPAKKPAESTPGTDDGKKGKGGKGGHGHGHGKAGEHGGDHGGDHKGKGGEHKGKGGEHGGDHGGDHKGKGGDHGGKAGRGGH, encoded by the exons ATGAGTGATCCAG CAAAGAAACCG GCGGAGTCCACACCTGGGACTGATGAT GGGAAGAAGGGAAAAGGTGGAAAAGGGGGACACGGCCATGGGCATGGAAAAGCCGGCGAGCATGGAGGAGATCATGGAGGCGACCATAAAGGAAAAGGAGGCGAGCATAAAGGAAAAGGAGGCGAGCATGGAGGAGATCATGGAGGCGACCATAAAGGAAAAGGAGGTGACCACGGAGGAAAAGCAGGTCGTGGAGGACATTAA